The Micromonospora siamensis genome contains the following window.
GCTCGTCGAGGTCGACCCAGTTGAGGCCGTCCGGGGAGACCTGGACGGTGCAGTCGAAGCCGCTGACGCCGGCCGGCAGGTCGAGCACCCGCAGGAACCAGCGGGCCTCCCGGGCCCAGGCGACCTCGTAGGGCTCGGTGGTGTAGTGCGGACCGGTGATGCCGTCACGTTCGAGGACGGCCGTCATGGAGTTGTGCATTTTTTGTTGGCCTACCAATCCGTCGAGATAAGGACGGAGTCGAGGTACACGAAATTGCGTACGTTGGTGTGGGTGCGGACACTCACGTAGAAGTTGAGCAAATTGTTGAGCGAACCGTACGTTTCGTCGTAGGGGGGAACCGGAACGTCGGAGAGGTCCATGATCCGGTCGTTCACCTGAATTTCGACGTTGCGCCGGGTGCCGGTGTCGATGACCCAGCGAAGGTAATGCCAGTTGACCTTCGTCGGCACCTCGTTGTAGCACAGTTCCTGGCGCTCGCCGACCGGGCTCCAGTCGGCCGGGTCCGGCGCGGTGAAGTCGGCGGTGCGGGGCAGCTTCAGCTTGCCCTCGAAGTGCTCGCGCGGGGTCGGCTCGGGCACCGTCGGGTAGACCCACTGCTGGGTGAGGTTGTTGTCCAGATCGGTGTTCAGGTAGCGCATGACGGTGTGGTAGCGGGTGCCGTCGCAGATGTCGGTGGCCACGGTCAGGGCGCCGAACTGGGTCTCCGACGGGTGGAAGTTGGCGTCCCAACCGCTGCTGCCGGCCTGCTCAGCGGCCTGGTTCTCGTCCGACGCGGCCTCGGCGTTGTAGGAGAAGTAGGTCTCGAACTGCACCTTGCCCCGGCCGGCCATGGTGAGCCGGCGGATGGCGACCCCGGTGTGGCCGCTGACCGGCCTGGTGGCGACCTTCAACGCGTACGTGCCGCTCATGGCGCCGTGCGTGCCGATGTCGAAGAAGTTGCACGCGCTCAGCTGCGGCGGCCGGAAGTCGCGCATGTGGTCGTCGACGACGGAGAGGTCACCCTTCTCGTCGTGATTGCCGATCAGCTCCGTCCAGCCGTGGGTGCCGGTGTTGAAGTCGTCGTGGCAGAGGATTCTCGGCAGCGGGTTGAATCGGGACAGCCGCGGATCGGCGGCGATGGTCGCCCGCCGGATCTGCTCACCGATGTCAACGGTTTGAGGTGCCTGGGTCACGCTAACTCCGCTCGTCACCATTAACGTTCATGTGGCTCCGCCGTGAAAAGCGGCGGCATTAACGTTGAGATTGCTGCCAGGTTACGGGCGGCCCACAGGGGTGTCAAGGGATCGAAAATGCGCTTCCGGTGCCGGGTGACCGAATTGGTGACGGTCGGGGAACACCCGCCGACGGTGGGTGACCCGACGGCCCGACTGATGGCCGGGTGTCGGTTTCGTCCACCCGGCGGAGCCTGCCGACACTTTTTCGTCGGGCCGGAACGCACCGGGGCCCGGTGGCCGGCATCCGCCGACCACCGGGCCCCTTCGGGGCGGGATCAGCCGGCGACGGCGTACATCGCCTCGAAGCCCGCCCGGTACTGCTCGTACACCGAGGCGATGTTCGTCCGCACCATGGCCTCGTCGTTGCGGCGCAGCGAGGTGCGGTTGAAGTTGGGGCTGCCGGTCATCACGAACCGGGCGCCACCGTTCTCCACCAGCAGGAACTTGGAGTGGATACGGCCCGGCAGGGTCGAGGAGTTGAGTTCCCGCAGGGTGATGTTCGGGTGCGAGGACAGCAGCGCGTGGACCTCGTCGTCCATCAGGCCGTGCACGATCCGCACCTGACAGCCCCGCTCGGCGAGCGCGACGATCCGCTCGGCGATGCCGATCCGGTAGCTGTCCCACTCGGACATCCCGATCCGGATCGTGGCGTCCGCCCCGCAGCCGACCTTGTCCAACTGCTCGACGATCGGGTCACCCTCGGCGCGGGGGAAGAAGTAGGCGGTCACCGAACCGCCGGGCATGCCGGTGGTGACGGTCCGGTAGTAGTCCTCGGTGCGCCGCTCGGCCGCCAGGTCCTCGAAGTAGGCGTCGTAGGCGGCGTAGAGACGGTGGTTGCCGACCAGCGTCATCGCGTTGTTCCAGTAGGTGGCGGAGTTGACGTCGGTGAAGTTGGCCGACGACTGCACCACCACCTCGGACTGCCCGCCGGTGGTCGAGAACAGGTAGAACTTGTTGTGGTTGCCCTTGGTGCCGATGCAGGCGGCGGTGTTGCCCTCCGGGGAGAGCCCGGTGCACACGTGCAGCCACGACCCGCCCGAGCGGTCGGTGCCCAGCTCGGCGCGGAGTGCCTGCACGGCCGGGTTGGTCACCTGCCAGCCGTCGAGGACCAGCTGCACGTCGACGCCGCGCCGCCGGGCCGCGATCAGCTCGCCGGCGAAGTCCAGCCCGGCGGCGCCGGAGATGACGAAGTGGGCGATCCGGATCCGTGAGCCGGCGGGCGCCTGCCGGACCAGGCCGCAGATCTGACGTACGACGGCGGTGGGGTCACCCGCGGCCGGGTTGTTGAGCACGGCGCCGGTGGTCACCGGGTTGGTCGGGGCGCCCTGACAGGGCTGGGACACCGTGCTGGCGGCGGCGGGAACCGCGGCCAGCGTCGACAGCAGCGTCGCCGAGGCGGCCGTGGCCAAGATCGTCGGAATACGCACAGGTGTTCTCCGTTCGGGAGACAGGGATGGAGGCTCGGCCGGAGGAGGCGGGAACCGGGGAACGATCGCGCGCAGGAGATCCTCCGGGATCGCGCGACCAGCCAAGCACGGCTGGAACAGGCCCGAGCAACGATGACATTAACGTTCATGTAACAGCGACCACAACCCTCCTCTGTGGTCACCGGCCGGGCACCCTCGGTGCCGGAGGCCGTCCCACCTGCACCGGAGTCCACCGGCGGGAGCAGGATCCGGGCCACAACGACGAGCCCGCTTCCACGTCCGGGACCGAGTCCCGGTTTGTCACGCGACTGTCATACCGCCGCGCGGTGACCGCCACACGGGCCGGTGAGGGTGGCATCCGGAAGAGCCCGCAACGGAGAGGACGGAGCTGTGACAACGCCACCGCCACCGCCACCGCGCCGGCTCGCGCTGGTCGAGGTGCGCATCGACGAGGACGACCTGACCCAACTGTCGGAGACCCGGGCCTGCTTCGACCGGTTGCTGGCCCTGCGGCCCGGCCGGGTGGAGGTCGACCTCTCCGGCTGTCGGTGGCTGGACCTCGCCGCGCTCCACCTGCTGCGCGACGTGCACCGGCGGCTGACCGGGGCCCGGGCGGTCCTCGCCGTACGCGCCGCCGACCCCGACGTGCGCCGCGCGTTGCGAGCGGCCGGACTGGAGCCCTCGCTCCCGGTCCCGGCCGGCCAGGAAGGGAGAGTGGGATGACCGTCGTTCCGAACGACGACCGGATGACGCTGATCTGCGACAGCTGCGGCGACACCGTCTCGGCCGCCGCCACCGTGCTGCCGGACCCCGAGGTCGTCTGGACCCTCATCTCCGAGCTCGGCTGGAGCGGCTCGCCGTTCGCCACCGGGTCGCACCGCTGCCCGTACTGCAGCCTCCAGGAGCCGGCCGACGCCGGCCGACCGGCCTGCGCCGGGCACGGGCCGGGCGGCATCGTCGGCATCGACCATCTCGGCGACGTCACCGTGGTCACCGCGACCGGCGACATCGACCTGGACAGCGGCGACACCCTGCGCGCCGCCCTGCGGCACGCCGCCGACATGGGCGGTGACGTGGTGGTCGACCTGAGCCGGGTGCACATCATCGACTCGACCGGGCTCGGCGTGCTCGTCCGCGCCCACCGTGACGCCCGGGACCGGGGAGCCCGGCTCTGCCTGGCGGGACCGTCCCGGTTCGTCCGCACCGTCCTGCACACCATGCGACTGGACGGGCTCTTCCCGACCTTCGACACCGCCGCCGCAGCCGTCGCGGCCCTGTCGGCCACCGAACCGACGCCGGCGCACACCCGCTCCTGAGCTCCCACCGCGCTGGCCCGGCGGCCCGGCGCGGCGTCCGTCCCCGCTGCCGAGGAGGCTTGTTCCCCGTGGTGATGTTCTGGCCGTTCCCCGACGATCACACCTGGGGCGGCGCGGCCGGCGTCCCGGACCTCGGGGACGACGACGCGCGGATCGCCACGGCGGTGGCCCGCCTGCTGGCCACCCACGCGGCGACCCGCCGGCAGCGGCTCACGGTGAGCGCCCAGAACCGGGTGGTCATCCTCACCGGTGCGGTCAGCGACCCGCACGCCCGGCGGATCGCCGGCACGCTGGCCTGGCAGGCCCCGGGCGTGGCCGACGTGTGCAACGCGCTGCGGCTGCCCACCCCCCGGCAGCGGGCCTGACCGTCGCGGGTGGGTGGCCGCGACGGCGCCGGCCGCCGGCCGTACGCTGAAGAGATCATGGCAGATCGCCGCACTCACAACCTTCGTGCCGTTCTCGGGGCGCCCGCGTTCCGCCGGCTGCTCGGCGTCCGACTCGGCGGCCAGTTCACCGACGGGGTGTTCCAGGCCGCCCTGGCCGGCAGTGTGCTGTTCAACCCGGACCGGCAGGCCACCCCTACCGCGATCGCGCTGGCCGCGGCGGTGCTGGTGCTGCCGTACTCGCTGGTGGGCCCGTTCGCGGGCGTGCTGCTGGACCGGTGGAGCCGCCGGTCGGTGATCTGGTGGACGAACGTGCTGCGGGCCGGGCTGGTGCTGCCGATCGCCGCGCTGGTCCTCGTCGGCGACGAGGGCGGGCTGTTCTTCACCGCGACACTTGTCGTGATCGGCCTGGGCCGGCTGCTGCTGTCGGGCCTGTCGGCGGCCACCCCGCACGTGGTCACCGACGACCGGCTGGTCACCGCGAACGCGGTGGCGGGCACCGCCGGCTCGGTGGCGTACTCACTGGGCATGGGGTGCGCGCTGGCGCTGCTGCGCACGGTCTTCCCGGCCGGCAACCACGGGTACGCGGCCCTGGCGCTGCTGGCGCCGGTGGGCTATCTGGCCTGCGCCGTGGCCGCCCGGGCCTGTTTCACCCGTGGGCAGCTCGGCCCGGACGAGGTGGTGCCGCACCGGCCCGGCCTGGCCGGGGAGGCCGGCGCGGTGCTGCGCGGCATGGTCGACGGGGTCCGACACCTGGGCTCGGCGCGGGGCGCCGCGTACGCGATGGCCGCCCAGGCCGGCTTCCGGGTGCTGTTCGGGGCGCTGGCGCTGGCGCTGCTGCTGCTGTACCGCAGCGTCTTCGGCGCCGACGACCTGACCGGCGCGTCCACACAACTGGGTCTGGTCTTCGCCGCCGGGGCGCTGGGGGTGCTGGCGGCGGCCACCGTCACCCCGCCGGTGTCTCGGCGCGTCGGTGGCTGGCGCTGGGTGACCGGGCTGCTCACCGCGGTCGCGCTGGCCGTGCCGGTCTTCGGGCTGCCGTTCGCTCCCCCACTGTTGATCATCCTGGTCCTCGTGGTCAACGTCGCGGGGCACGGCATCAAGATCGTGGTGGACACGATGGTGCAGCACGAGTGCGCCGACGCGTTCCGGGGTCGGGTCTTCGCGGTCAACGACACCGTGTTCAACCTGGCGTACGTGGTCGGCATGGTCGGCGCGTCGAAGTTCCTGCCGGTGGACGGGCGCTCGTCGGCGCTGCTGGTGGCCGCCGCCCTCGGCTACGCGGCGCTGGCCGGGGCGTACGCGCTGGCGGCGGGGCGGTGGGCCCGGCGGGCCGGGGACGACATCGCCGACCCGGAGCGGATGGCGCTGCTCAGCCACCGCTGAGGCCACCGGCGGCGAGCCGCGGCCCGGCACCCACCGGCGTCTCGGCCGTCGGTCGACCGAAACCCGGTCGACCTGGTGGCCGACCACCGAATACATTCCGGTCCGACCGATCCGGTCGACCGGCGCCCGAGCGGGGAGGAAGCTTATGATCCGCGCGATCACCGCGGACGACGCGTCCGACGTGGTGACCCTGGCGGTCGCCGCCGAACTGTTCGCGCCGGACGAGGCCGGCATCGTGCGGCAGATGATGGCGGACTATGTCGCCACCCGGGCGGCCGAGGGTCACCGGTGTCTGGTCGACGACCGCGACGGTCGGCTGGTCGCCGTCGCGTACTACGAACCCCTGCCCGCCACCGACCGGACGTGGGAGCTCACCATGATCGGCGTCGACCGAGAGCACCACCGGCGGGGTCTGGGCACCGGGCTGCTGGAGGCCGTGGAGGCCGACCTCGCCGGGCGGGACCAGCGGCTGCTACTGGTCGAGACGTCGGCGACCGCCGCCTTCGACCGCGCGCGGGCCTTCTACCTGGCGCGTGGCTACGACGAGGAGGCGCGGGTCCGGGACTACTACCAGGCCGGCGACGACATGGTGCTGTTCCGCAAGGCTCTCGTCCCGGCCTCCGCCGACATCTGAGGGCGCCACGAATCGGGCTGGGTGAGGGTCACCGGACGAAGGAGGCCGCCGTGCGCAGGATCCGCTACCACGAGTACGGCGGCCCCGAGGTGCTGCGCCTGGAGGAGGCCCCCGAGCCGGTGCCCGCGCCGGGCGAGCTGCTCGTGCGTACCAGCGTTATCGGGGTCACCCTGCCGGGGGTACGCCGGGTGCGCGGCGACGGCGCGTCGGCGCCCCTGCCGGCGGTGCTCGGCGGCGAGGTAGCCGGCCGGGTCACCGCCGTGGGCGCCGACGTCACCGGGTTCGCCGTCGGCGACCGGGTCACCGCGTTGGCGTTCGCCGGCGCGTACGCCGACACGGTGGTCGTACCGGCCACGATGGCCAGTCTCGTCCCCGACGGCGCCGCCGACTCCCTCGCCGTGGCGCTGGTCCGCAGCGGGCACGTGGCGCTGGGTGTGCTGGCCACCGCCGCCGTCGCGGAACACGAGTCCGTGCTGGTCACCGGCGCGGCCAGCGGGGTCGGTCATCTGGCCGTGCAACTCGCGAGGCTGGCCGGCGCCGCCCGGGTGGTGGCCGCCGTCAGCAGTCCGGCCAAGGCGCCGTTCCTGCGCGGGCTCGGCGCCGACGAGGTGGTCACCTACGACGACGGGCGGTGGGGCGAGCCGGTCGACGTGGTCCTCGACGGGGTGGGCGGCGACCTGCTGCCGCGCGCCCTGGCGGCCGTACGGCCCGGCGGCCGGCTGGTCTACTTCGCCTCCGGTGGCGGCACCGTGTCGGCGTCGGACCTGCTGGCCGGGGCGAAGACCGTGACCGGCTTCGCCACCGCCCGCTTCGCCGCCACCCGACCCGACGAGTACGCCGCACACCACCGGCGGCTGTGGGAGCTGGCCCTGGCCGGCCGGCTGCGACCCGCCGTACACGCCGAACTGCCGCTGACCGCCGCCGCCGAGGCGCACCGGATCATCGAGGCCCGGGCCAACCTTGGCAAGGTGGTCCTTCGCCCCTGACCACCGGTCCGTTCAGCGGGCCACCGCGTACGCCAGCGGCAGCGGCGCCTGCCCCTGCCAGCCACCGGTCAGCCGGGCGCCCGGCAGACCAGGGTCGGCGCCGAGCCGCCGCAGCACCGACAGTTCGACGGTGTCGGCGACGACCCGGGTCGGATCGCCGTCCTCGACCCGCTCGACCGTCCGCACCCGGGGCGCGTCCGCTCCGGCGCCGTCGGCGGCGATGCTCATGCTGGCCGCCCGCCGCTCCAACCGGCCGTCGACCTCGAAGTGCTCCTCCGCCTGGCCGCCGTCGGCGAGGATCGCCCGGGCCAGCGCGTCGGCGTAGACCGGGTCGCCGCAGGCGTCGTACACCCAGCGGCGGCCCAGCACGGAGTGCTCGCAGGTGCCGACCAGCCAGCGCTCGGCCCCGGTCAGCGGCGACCCTCGGTAGGTCAGCGGCACCTGGTGGACCGGCCCGGCGCCGAGGCGTACCAGGATGGTCTCGACGCCGACCTCGCCGGCCGGGTCGTCGAACCGGTACGCGGCCACCCGCTCGACCGGGCCGTCGCCACCGGCGAACCAGGGGCGACCGGGCAGCCAGGGCGCCAGGAGTTCGAGCTTGGTGGGGCGCAGTTCCGCGCGGTGCAGCAGGGCCATGCCCACGATCCTAGATCCACCGTCGCCCACCCGGCCGCCCCTGCGCCGCCCGCGGTCAGTCCTCGGTGACCGGGCCGATCAGCCGGATCTCCTCGACGTCCAGGGCGGCCTGCACCTCGCGCAGCACCACGTCGTCGATGGCGTTGGTGTCGCGGAGCCGGGTGACCTCGCGGCGCTTGTGCTCGAGTACGCCGAGGCGCAGCCGCCGGGCGATCTCCCGTTCCTGCTCGGTGCCCTCCCCGCCGGAGCGGCGGGCGTCCTGCAGGTGGTCCTGGTAGTCGGCGCGGAGCCGTTCGACGACGTCGGGCGCGGCACCCACCTCGGCGGCCACCTGCGGCAGGGCGGCCAGGCCGGCCTCGGTGGCCCGGATCCGGGTGGCCCGCAGCTCGTCCTCGCGCCGTCGGTCGCCCTGCAGGCCGGCCCACCCGACGACCGCCGGCAGGGTGGTGCCCTGGATCAGCATGGTCAGCACGATGACCGTCACGGTGACGAAGATGATCAGATCGCGCTCGTGCACGGGTGCGCCGCTCATGGTGGTCATCGGCACCGCCAGCGCGGCGGCGAGGGAGACGGCGCCCCGGAAGCCGGCCCAGCCCATCGCCGTACGGACGCGGGCGTCGAAGCGGCGTTCCTGCCGGGAGGGGCGCCGGTCGACGCCCTGGAGGGTGGCCAGCGCCAGGTGCACCCAGCCCATCCGCACGGCCACCACGACGGCGGTCACGGCGGCGGCGATGCCCAGCGACTCCATCGGCGAGTGGCTGGTGATGCCGCGCAGGGAGCGGGGCACCTGGGTGCCGAGCAGCACGAAGAGACTGCCGTTGATCATGAAGGTGGTGATGTCCCAGAAGGCGTAGGCGGCCACCCGGGAGCGGGCCCGGATGATCCGCGGGCCGGTCCAGGACA
Protein-coding sequences here:
- a CDS encoding DUF6772 family protein, with the protein product MTQAPQTVDIGEQIRRATIAADPRLSRFNPLPRILCHDDFNTGTHGWTELIGNHDEKGDLSVVDDHMRDFRPPQLSACNFFDIGTHGAMSGTYALKVATRPVSGHTGVAIRRLTMAGRGKVQFETYFSYNAEAASDENQAAEQAGSSGWDANFHPSETQFGALTVATDICDGTRYHTVMRYLNTDLDNNLTQQWVYPTVPEPTPREHFEGKLKLPRTADFTAPDPADWSPVGERQELCYNEVPTKVNWHYLRWVIDTGTRRNVEIQVNDRIMDLSDVPVPPYDETYGSLNNLLNFYVSVRTHTNVRNFVYLDSVLISTDW
- a CDS encoding phospholipase D-like domain-containing protein is translated as MRIPTILATAASATLLSTLAAVPAAASTVSQPCQGAPTNPVTTGAVLNNPAAGDPTAVVRQICGLVRQAPAGSRIRIAHFVISGAAGLDFAGELIAARRRGVDVQLVLDGWQVTNPAVQALRAELGTDRSGGSWLHVCTGLSPEGNTAACIGTKGNHNKFYLFSTTGGQSEVVVQSSANFTDVNSATYWNNAMTLVGNHRLYAAYDAYFEDLAAERRTEDYYRTVTTGMPGGSVTAYFFPRAEGDPIVEQLDKVGCGADATIRIGMSEWDSYRIGIAERIVALAERGCQVRIVHGLMDDEVHALLSSHPNITLRELNSSTLPGRIHSKFLLVENGGARFVMTGSPNFNRTSLRRNDEAMVRTNIASVYEQYRAGFEAMYAVAG
- a CDS encoding STAS domain-containing protein, with the protein product MTTPPPPPPRRLALVEVRIDEDDLTQLSETRACFDRLLALRPGRVEVDLSGCRWLDLAALHLLRDVHRRLTGARAVLAVRAADPDVRRALRAAGLEPSLPVPAGQEGRVG
- a CDS encoding STAS domain-containing protein produces the protein MTVVPNDDRMTLICDSCGDTVSAAATVLPDPEVVWTLISELGWSGSPFATGSHRCPYCSLQEPADAGRPACAGHGPGGIVGIDHLGDVTVVTATGDIDLDSGDTLRAALRHAADMGGDVVVDLSRVHIIDSTGLGVLVRAHRDARDRGARLCLAGPSRFVRTVLHTMRLDGLFPTFDTAAAAVAALSATEPTPAHTRS
- a CDS encoding BON domain-containing protein, with translation MFWPFPDDHTWGGAAGVPDLGDDDARIATAVARLLATHAATRRQRLTVSAQNRVVILTGAVSDPHARRIAGTLAWQAPGVADVCNALRLPTPRQRA
- a CDS encoding MFS transporter; amino-acid sequence: MADRRTHNLRAVLGAPAFRRLLGVRLGGQFTDGVFQAALAGSVLFNPDRQATPTAIALAAAVLVLPYSLVGPFAGVLLDRWSRRSVIWWTNVLRAGLVLPIAALVLVGDEGGLFFTATLVVIGLGRLLLSGLSAATPHVVTDDRLVTANAVAGTAGSVAYSLGMGCALALLRTVFPAGNHGYAALALLAPVGYLACAVAARACFTRGQLGPDEVVPHRPGLAGEAGAVLRGMVDGVRHLGSARGAAYAMAAQAGFRVLFGALALALLLLYRSVFGADDLTGASTQLGLVFAAGALGVLAAATVTPPVSRRVGGWRWVTGLLTAVALAVPVFGLPFAPPLLIILVLVVNVAGHGIKIVVDTMVQHECADAFRGRVFAVNDTVFNLAYVVGMVGASKFLPVDGRSSALLVAAALGYAALAGAYALAAGRWARRAGDDIADPERMALLSHR
- a CDS encoding GNAT family N-acetyltransferase translates to MIRAITADDASDVVTLAVAAELFAPDEAGIVRQMMADYVATRAAEGHRCLVDDRDGRLVAVAYYEPLPATDRTWELTMIGVDREHHRRGLGTGLLEAVEADLAGRDQRLLLVETSATAAFDRARAFYLARGYDEEARVRDYYQAGDDMVLFRKALVPASADI
- a CDS encoding quinone oxidoreductase family protein gives rise to the protein MRRIRYHEYGGPEVLRLEEAPEPVPAPGELLVRTSVIGVTLPGVRRVRGDGASAPLPAVLGGEVAGRVTAVGADVTGFAVGDRVTALAFAGAYADTVVVPATMASLVPDGAADSLAVALVRSGHVALGVLATAAVAEHESVLVTGAASGVGHLAVQLARLAGAARVVAAVSSPAKAPFLRGLGADEVVTYDDGRWGEPVDVVLDGVGGDLLPRALAAVRPGGRLVYFASGGGTVSASDLLAGAKTVTGFATARFAATRPDEYAAHHRRLWELALAGRLRPAVHAELPLTAAAEAHRIIEARANLGKVVLRP
- a CDS encoding CG0192-related protein, yielding MALLHRAELRPTKLELLAPWLPGRPWFAGGDGPVERVAAYRFDDPAGEVGVETILVRLGAGPVHQVPLTYRGSPLTGAERWLVGTCEHSVLGRRWVYDACGDPVYADALARAILADGGQAEEHFEVDGRLERRAASMSIAADGAGADAPRVRTVERVEDGDPTRVVADTVELSVLRRLGADPGLPGARLTGGWQGQAPLPLAYAVAR
- a CDS encoding Na+/H+ antiporter encodes the protein MVGLELIVVLGVTVLIGTTLGGRYSVAPPVLLIGLGTLIGLVPPFDRISLEPEVVLLLFLPAILYRETLVTSIREIRSNFLVITLLAVALVVLTMAAVAYAAQALGVEPAAAWVLGAVLAPTDAAAVAGLAKRMPRNILTTLRAESLINDGTALVLYAVAVAVIVGGAVPGGFRLVGRFAGSAAGGIAAGMVVGGIVVLIRRRLDDPLREGGLSALVPFIAFLLAETVHASGVLAVVVTGLILSWTGPRIIRARSRVAAYAFWDITTFMINGSLFVLLGTQVPRSLRGITSHSPMESLGIAAAVTAVVVAVRMGWVHLALATLQGVDRRPSRQERRFDARVRTAMGWAGFRGAVSLAAALAVPMTTMSGAPVHERDLIIFVTVTVIVLTMLIQGTTLPAVVGWAGLQGDRRREDELRATRIRATEAGLAALPQVAAEVGAAPDVVERLRADYQDHLQDARRSGGEGTEQEREIARRLRLGVLEHKRREVTRLRDTNAIDDVVLREVQAALDVEEIRLIGPVTED